The Candida albicans SC5314 chromosome 5, complete sequence genome includes a region encoding these proteins:
- a CDS encoding uncharacterized protein (Ortholog(s) have protein phosphatase regulator activity, role in negative regulation of DNA damage checkpoint, protein dephosphorylation and cytoplasm, nucleus, protein phosphatase 4 complex localization) encodes MAFELPQLDSELRTELEVIIQNKTFDESKSQLQWNDGILPKLITRLNELAALSKDGDRFGNPKGIDFIAEIEATNETITHHLAEQMSSSPPFTIHRLAELIVDPNSQGYTITNNDQLFKYFNSLKKVCIVSSRISEFPPVRIGNETNGHDKKESIGLVAENVSLVEIPWLKTSKKDEVTHATINDSPPLKRKGEEEDCIVPKKGKS; translated from the coding sequence ATGGCATTTGAACTTCCTCAGCTAGACTCTGAATTAAGGACTGAATTGGAGGTGATTATTCAGAACAAGACATTTGATGAGTCCAAATCCCAACTACAATGGAATGATGGAATATTGCCGAAACTTATAACGCgattaaatgaattggCGGCACTATCGAAAGACGGAGACCGATTTGGTAATCCCAAaggaattgattttatagCTGAAATAGAGGCAACCAATGAAACAATAACCCATCATTTAGCAGAACAAATGAGTTCGTCGCCACCGTTCACTATTCACAGACTTGCagaattgattgttgatcCCAATAGTCAAGGCTACACCATAACCAATAATGACCAgcttttcaaatatttcaattctttgaaaaaagtgTGCATTGTTTCATCAAGAATATCAGAGTTTCCACCAGTTAGGATAGGTAATGAGACGAATGGTCATGACAAAAAAGAGAGTATTGGTTTGGTCGCTGAGAACGTGTCGCTTGTGGAGATTCCTTGGTTAAAGACATCTAAGAAAGACGAGGTTACCCATGCTACCATTAATGATTCGCCACCTCTTAAGCGTAAGGGAGAAGAGGAAGATTGTATCGTACCTAAAAAAGGTAAAAGTTAG
- a CDS encoding uncharacterized protein (Ortholog of C. dubliniensis CD36 : Cd36_54870, C. parapsilosis CDC317 : CPAR2_100250, Debaryomyces hansenii CBS767 : DEHA2D13992g and Pichia stipitis Pignal : PICST_40400), which produces MSDLEYDRDVAMEEPQPYPQYQRPPPPRKIDFIGLDLPDIADPMYKSKPEQDLDVRYEVKEENEFHETRALFIGNLRRPINAAHFQSYLRDLAREEGSFIIERAWLSRARTHAIVLVSSEHGAVYIRSKLLNTVYPPKEEEKRLRLEFEEKEIERFEEQKRLYEQELGRLNEKEREALPPPLEPREYVTERIPLYVEYIPVKAINQWTFEEDRGPRDGKWKLEFEHRDGDTVASHTLLNSDYIPRYVPTRRGPPRRYNDRPYNAPPRRADSYVPNGTNRRTDTYIPSRDRNRSRSPSRSPRRY; this is translated from the coding sequence ATGAGTGATTTGGAATATGATAGAGACGTGGCTATGGAAGAACCCCAGCCTTATCCACAATACCAGAGACCCCCACCTCCAAGAAAAATAGATTTTATCGGGCTTGACTTGCCGGATATTGCAGATCCAATGTACAAGTCAAAACCTGAACAAGATCTCGATGTCCGTTACGAAGTGAAAGAGGAGAATGAATTCCATGAGACAAGAGCATTGTTTATTGGTAATTTGCGCCGTCCTATCAATGCAGCACACTTTCAGCTGTACTTGAGAGATTTGGCACGGGAAGAAGGCTCTTTTATAATCGAGAGGGCATGGTTAAGCAGAGCTAGAACACATGCCATTGTGTTGGTAAGCAGCGAACACGGTGCAGTATACATCCGTTCTAAGCTATTGAATACCGTGTATCCGCCTAAAGAAGAGGAAAAGAGATTGAGACTTGagtttgaagaaaaagaaattgagCGTTTCGAGGAACAAAAGAGATTATACGAGCAGGAATTGGGGAGGTTGAATGAAAAGGAAAGAGAAGCTTTGCCTCCTCCATTAGAGCCAAGGGAATATGTTACCGAAAGAATTCCCTTGTACGTGGAGTACATACCTGTCAAGGCGATCAATCAATGGAcatttgaagaagatagAGGACCAAGAGATGGTAAGTGGAAATTGGAGTTTGAGCACAGAGACGGAGACACAGTTGCCTCACATACATTGTTGAACAGTGATTACATCCCAAGATACGTGCCAACTAGAAGAGGCCCACCAAGACGATACAACGATAGACCTTACAATGCTCCTCCAAGAAGAGCTGATAGCTACGTGCCAAACGGGACTAATAGAAGAACAGATACTTATATACCATCGAGAGATAGAAATAGATCGAGATCGCCTTCAAGATCACCAAGAAGATACTAG
- the SDH4 gene encoding Sdh4p (Succinate dehydrogenase, membrane subunit; induced in high iron), producing MFKIKTFTPTSIPLAKPGLNSVRRLRLIPDWSKFKTIPQPPGYVVGTVNDAYKPPSPEHYEGSYHWTYERAISITMIPLVMTPFVAGVEFPMIDSIFSTLLLFHCHAGMKSCIIDYIPKRVYGFWYGAACKLLTLGTFVAMYGIYVLETTSNGLFNLVSSLWAA from the coding sequence ATGTTCAAGATAAAGACATTCACACCAACCTCCATCCCTTTAGCAAAACCGGGTCTCAACTCCGTTAGAAGACTCAGATTAATACCGGACTGGTctaaatttaaaacaataCCACAGCCACCGGGATATGTTGTGGGGACAGTTAATGACGCCTACAAACCACCATCGCCAGAGCATTATGAAGGTAGTTACCATTGGACTTATGAGAGAGCTATTAGTATAACCATGATTCCATTAGTCATGACCCCATTTGTAGCTGGTGTTGAGTTCCCAATGATTGATTCGATTTTCTCCactttattgttgtttcacTGTCATGCTGGGATGAAGTCATGTATAATAGATTATATACCAAAAAGAGTATATGGGTTTTGGTACGGTGCTGCTTGCAAATTGTTGACATTAGGGACATTTGTGGCCATGTACGGTATCTATGTTCTAGAAACTACAAGTAACGgtcttttcaatttagtGTCGTCGTTGTGGGCTGCATAA
- the MRP2 gene encoding mitochondrial 37S ribosomal protein uS14m (Protein similar to S. cerevisiae Mrp2p, which is a component of the small subunit of the mitochondrial ribosome; transposon mutation affects filamentous growth), giving the protein MPFRFPVKFEIPKHAHLNARVLRDQFKRLQVAEHEVTRNALKYIARNEELPARARVEAQLQLASMPKYTSAIQIKDRCVASGNAKSVIRDFKLNRTEFRNRARAGLIPGVKVASW; this is encoded by the coding sequence ATGCCATTCAGATTCCCAGTCAAGTTTGAAATACCTAAGCATGCTCACTTGAATGCCAGAGTACTTAGAGATCAATTCAAAAGATTACAAGTTGCAGAACACGAAGTTACTAGAAACGCTTTAAAATACATTGCTAGAAATGAAGAGTTACCAGCCAGAGCAAGAGTTGAAGCCCAGCTACAGTTAGCATCCATGCCAAAGTATACTTCTGCCATACAGATCAAGGATAGATGTGTTGCCAGTGGAAATGCCAAATCAGTTATCCGTGACTTTAAATTGAATAGAACTGAGTTTAGAAATAGAGCTCGAGCTGGATTGATTCCTGGTGTCAAGGTCGCTTCTTGGTAG